Proteins encoded in a region of the Triticum dicoccoides isolate Atlit2015 ecotype Zavitan chromosome 3A, WEW_v2.0, whole genome shotgun sequence genome:
- the LOC119267848 gene encoding uncharacterized protein LOC119267848: MALPTLPFNPSTPMGPGFPDSAILCRVARVSADWNATTAECRTEDGQAVEVSFWLVDPPGISYFSVNCPGIKHEYHAWLICAEDAFVLFSLKFWGPARFFVYTAGKQSLRLLPNPNHAYFGGQQFGLLPCGDADGEHFAVAFLDLKWNIQNDVCRFDAYVFSSQTQAWTTRKAHLSDPADKPLCCRHALFEQIRVGASALGWVDTRYGILLLDDLFGRHPVVKIIPLPVTTVGLPEPTKPYDYYCAPEYFYNVACCDDLIKFVHIKYDDPDAMTRGSGWKATMWNMKVSEQNWCERYTVDVAKISVDKSFPAKLPELWDDETQQLQLKNLMFQGPILSMLNDDLLYMMAKVNDEDDTAWAITIDMKHAALKALAKFSVKPKQQLLTTLCFSCVFPKYLNIPPGTEMYDPMEMHFKRMSLAQFVMQVQQTREWFRELDLFLDCDLPTYKESKALLTECCPVSSLCVHIHALLKYATCTDEASNNMQHLLRAFEGFDMLLTESFNEEASDETLRSKIIVALPILDNLLQSMLPSVTPEERYQGVGIFEQYEKSGYTKKGHQSFGSNAEKVRHSKKRNRAKKRTHKQQQHIFKRNNFGGNVALNRWWYLDGCMLMSVGMLSLCWMAWKILQ, encoded by the exons ATGGCGCTCCCCACCTTGCCCTTCAATCCCTCCACCCCGATGGGCCCCGGGTTTCCCGACTCGGCCATCCTCTGCAGGGTGGCGCGTGTGTCGGCGGACTGGAACGCGACCACCGCCGAGTGCCGCACCGAGGACGGCCAAGCCGTGGAGGTGTCCTTCTGGCTCGTCGACCCGCCGGGCATCTCCTACTTCTCCGTCAACTGCCCCGGCATCAAGCACGAGTACCACGCCTGGCTCATCTGCGCCGAGGacgccttcgtcctcttcagcctcAAGTTCTGGGGCCCCGCCCGCTTCTTCGTCTACACGGCCGGGAAGCAGTCCCTGCGGCTGCTCCCAAACCCCAACCATGCCTACTTCGGCGGGCAGCAGTTTGGCCTCTTGCCTTGTGGTGACGCCGACGGCGAGCACTTTGCCGTGGCCTTCCTCGACCTCAAGTGGAATATCCAAAACGATGTTTGCCGATTTGATGCCTATGTCTTCTCGTCTCAAACGCAGGCATGGACGACCAGGAAGGCCCACTTATCAGACCCTGCTGACAAGCCATTGTGTTGTCGACATGCCTTGTTCGAGCAGATCAGGGTTGGAGCAAGCGCGCTGGGCTGGGTTGATACCCGCTATGGCATTCTCCTTCTGGACGACCTGTTTGGCAGGCATCCTGTCGTCAAGATAATCCCATTACCAGTGACAACCGTTGGCTTGCCCGAGCCAACCAAGCCGTATGACTATTACTGTGCCCCTGAGTACTTTTACAATGTTGCCTGCTGCGATGATCTCATCAAATTCGTCCACATCAAATACGATGACCCTGATGCCATGACCAGAGGTTCAGGTTGGAAAGCCACAATGTGGAATATGAAGGTCTCTGAGCAAAATTGGTGCGAGCGCTACACAGTTGATGTTGCCAAAATCTCGGTTGACAAAAGCTTTCCTGCTAAATTGCCTGAGCTGTGGGATGATGAGACTCAACAACTGCAGTTGAAGAACCTGATGTTCCAAGGCCCGATTCTGAGCATGCTCAATGACGATTTGCTTTACATGATGGCCAAGGTGAATGATGAAGACGACACAGCCTGGGCCATCACTATTGACATGAAACATGCAGCTCTCAAGGCACTGGCAAAGTTTTCTGTCAAACCGAAGCAACAACTCCTCACTACACTCTGCTTCTCATGCGTCTTCCCCAAGTACCTCAACATTCCCCCAG GGACAGAAATGTATGATCCCATGGAAATGCACTTTAAGAG GATGAGTTTGGCGCAGTTTGTTATGCAAGTGCAGCAGACTCGAGAATGGTTTAGGGAACTTG ATCTATTCTTAGATTGTGACTTGCCAACTTACAAGGAATCCAAAGCACTGCTTACCGAGTGTTGCCCAGTATCCTCTTTGTGTGTACATATTCATGCG CTACTGAAATATGCTACATGCACTGATGAAGCCTCCAATAATATGCAACATCTCTTACG TGCATTTGAGGGTTTTGATATGCTGCTAACCGAGTCATTTAATGAGGAGGCAAGTGATGAGACCCTGAGGAGCAAAATCATTGTGGCCCTTCCAATTTTAGACAA TCTTCTGCAAAGTATgctaccatcagtgactcctgaagaAAGGTACCAAGGAGTAGGAATATTTGAACAATATGAGAAGTCAGGCTATACGAAGAAGGGCCACCAGTCGTTTGGCTCTAATGCTGAGAAGGTTCGCCACAGCAAGAAGCGAAACCGTGCTAAGAAAAGGACTCACAAGCAGCAGCAACATATTTTCAAGCGCAATAACTTTGGGGGGAATGTGGCTTTGAACCGCTGGTGGTACTTGGACGGCTGCATGCTGATGTCTGTTGGTATGTTGTCACTTTGCTGGATGGCATGGAAGATCTTGCAGTAG